In Candidatus Omnitrophota bacterium, a single genomic region encodes these proteins:
- a CDS encoding Rrf2 family transcriptional regulator, with amino-acid sequence MKLLTRDTDYAVRALCFIARMDNKVVPVPELVRELDVPRPFLRKILQILHKKGILYSFKGKGGGFSLAKPPDKILITDLIKIFQNSLKLNECILKKRICPNKGACSLRRKIDGIEKIVAKELSSITVKSLI; translated from the coding sequence ATGAAATTATTAACCAGAGATACGGATTATGCGGTAAGGGCGCTTTGTTTTATAGCAAGAATGGATAATAAAGTTGTTCCTGTTCCGGAATTAGTCAGGGAGCTTGATGTCCCCAGGCCATTTTTGAGGAAGATCCTGCAGATACTGCACAAAAAGGGTATTTTGTATTCTTTTAAAGGTAAAGGAGGCGGATTCTCTTTGGCAAAACCTCCAGATAAGATATTAATTACCGATTTAATAAAGATATTTCAGAATTCTCTTAAATTAAATGAGTGCATACTGAAAAAAAGAATATGCCCTAATAAGGGCGCCTGTTCTCTAAGGCGTAAGATCGATGGTATTGAAAAGATTGTTGCTAAGGAGCTAAGTTCTATAACTGTAAAGTCATTAATCTAG
- a CDS encoding hydroxylamine reductase has product MFCYQCEETVNGKGCTIEGICGKTHVVANLQDLLIYLAKGISVYANKARELGVNNAEVDLFVIESLFSTVTNVNFDQDRMIELIKKAFYYRDDIKNMFFGAYKAKNANKGFEGKLPDACIWHWDGSVDSLYTKAISVSILSEANEDIRSLRELLVYGLKGIAAYADHAYILGKEDNDILAFVEEGLAATLDNTLGAQELVGLVMKAGEYAVKTMALLDNANTSAYGNPEITQVFTGTKEGPAILVSGHDLLDLEEILKQTQGTGINVYTHGEMLPANAYPKLKKYSNLVGNYGTSWYNQQKEFEAFNGAIVMTTNCLQRPKDSYRDRMFTTGLVAWPQVQHIKDRVGSAQKDFSAVIEKALALGGLEETPGKYITIGFAHVSAIKVAAKIVDAVKSGSIKRFVVMAGCDGRHKERNYFSEVARQLPEDAVILTAGCAKYRYNMLDLGDIGGIPRVIDAGQCNDSYSLVVIAQELAKVFKVKDINELPVSFDIAWYEQKAVCVLLALLYLGVKNIRLGPNLPAFISPAVLKVLVEKFDIKPISTPEKDIEAMLAAK; this is encoded by the coding sequence ATGTTTTGCTATCAATGTGAGGAGACTGTAAACGGCAAAGGATGCACAATCGAAGGCATCTGCGGGAAAACCCATGTAGTAGCTAATTTACAGGACCTTCTTATTTATCTTGCTAAAGGTATATCTGTATATGCAAATAAGGCAAGGGAATTAGGCGTAAACAATGCAGAGGTAGACTTATTTGTAATTGAATCGCTGTTTTCGACTGTCACAAACGTTAATTTTGACCAAGATAGAATGATTGAATTGATAAAAAAAGCGTTCTATTACAGGGATGATATAAAGAATATGTTTTTCGGGGCATATAAAGCTAAGAACGCAAACAAAGGCTTTGAAGGGAAGCTCCCGGATGCTTGTATCTGGCATTGGGATGGCAGCGTAGACAGCCTTTACACAAAGGCAATAAGCGTAAGTATATTATCTGAGGCCAATGAAGATATACGTTCATTAAGAGAATTATTAGTTTACGGGCTTAAAGGGATAGCTGCATATGCAGACCATGCATATATATTAGGTAAAGAAGATAACGATATACTGGCTTTTGTCGAAGAGGGGCTTGCTGCTACGCTTGATAATACCTTAGGGGCCCAGGAGCTAGTCGGCTTAGTTATGAAAGCCGGTGAATATGCAGTTAAAACAATGGCACTTTTAGATAACGCTAATACGTCTGCCTATGGTAATCCTGAAATAACCCAGGTATTTACCGGCACTAAAGAAGGCCCGGCGATACTTGTTAGCGGACATGATCTGTTGGATTTGGAAGAGATACTTAAACAGACGCAAGGAACCGGTATAAATGTTTATACTCATGGTGAGATGTTGCCTGCAAATGCATATCCGAAATTAAAGAAGTATAGCAATCTTGTAGGTAATTACGGTACTTCCTGGTATAACCAGCAAAAAGAATTCGAGGCATTTAACGGGGCTATAGTAATGACTACCAATTGCCTCCAGAGGCCAAAAGATTCTTACAGAGACAGGATGTTTACCACAGGCTTAGTCGCATGGCCGCAAGTCCAGCATATTAAGGACAGGGTAGGCAGCGCTCAAAAAGATTTTTCTGCTGTAATTGAGAAGGCGCTTGCCCTGGGTGGCCTTGAAGAAACCCCAGGTAAATATATTACAATCGGTTTTGCCCACGTATCTGCTATCAAAGTCGCAGCAAAGATAGTAGATGCTGTTAAATCAGGGAGTATAAAGAGATTTGTGGTAATGGCTGGTTGTGACGGAAGGCACAAGGAGAGGAATTATTTCAGTGAGGTAGCAAGGCAACTTCCGGAAGATGCGGTGATATTGACCGCAGGATGCGCCAAATACAGATATAATATGCTGGATCTCGGAGATATAGGGGGAATACCCAGAGTTATAGACGCCGGCCAGTGCAATGATTCCTATTCTCTGGTTGTGATCGCCCAGGAGCTGGCAAAGGTATTCAAAGTTAAAGATATAAATGAACTGCCGGTTTCGTTTGATATAGCATGGTATGAACAAAAGGCAGTATGCGTGCTTTTAGCTTTGTTATATCTTGGAGTAAAAAATATAAGGCTGGGACCGAACCTGCCAGCTTTCATTTCTCCTGCTGTTTTAAAGGTGCTGGTTGAGAAATTCGATATTAAGCCCATCAGTACTCCGGAAAAAGATATAGAAGCTATGCTGGCGGCTAAATAA
- a CDS encoding efflux RND transporter permease subunit, whose translation MINKIINYCLKTPFVVFVAYSAVFFWGLWAITNIPVDAIPDIGEKQVIIYTEWPGRSAKDVEDQVTYPLSVSLRGIPGVKTIRASSAFGFSEVYLIFNDNIDYYWARSRVLEKLNLASSRLPMGVMPVLGPDATGLGQIFWYTVEGKGYGIDQLRSIQDWFIRYQLNSVQGVSEVASIGGFVKQYQIDIDPNKMLAYNIHLGQIMEAVKKSNIDVGAKVVENNAMEYIIRGLGFIKSLEDIENIAVGEINGVPIYIKNIANVQLGPEFRRGALDKDGQEAVGGVVIMRYGENAMQVIHRVKEAIKELQKGLPEGVKIVPFYDRTDLIHRTIGTLREALILEIIITMAVVVPFLAHIWAGVIISITLPFSVLIAFIAMYYLKVDSNITSLSGIAIAIGTLVDMGIVMTENIYRRLIEYSDDIKKGVKSRLDVVFKASSEVGSAVITAILTTVVSFLAVFALEAQEGKLFKPLAYTKTFTLLASVTVALTLTPVLCMYLLKGRLRAPEENILVKILQRNYEKVLRWCLNHRVTFLLIPAVLLITSIPFILPKDITSLAVFLLIVVALLVFILPKKTKSVIASVLVVVISLGWFWFSPRIGREFMPPFDEGSILFMPVMHPSVSLTEAIRVIQIQDKIIKSFPEVELVVGKVGRAESATDPAPVEMFETIITLKPKKDWRKGMTKEKLIRQMDAALQIPGVSNIWTQPIVNRIDMLATGIRTSVGVKVFGPDLKKIEEIATEIEKVLRAVPGAVDLYSEKIVGKPYIEFKIKREQLARYGISIREVQDVIEMAIGGENLTTTVEGRERYPVRVRYARELRDNIDALRRVLVSTKDGAQIPISQLVDIYFVTGPAMINSENGLLRAYVLMNVRGKDMVTFVEDASKIVSEKVKLPAGYFIQWSGQFENQVRAKKKIAVLLPVSLLINFMLIYMNFRSIIKSVFIFTAVPVTLAGGIWLLAFSGFNFSVAVWVGFIALFGIAVDDGVLITTYLDDVFGERKDKIKNRQDVVEATVHAGLGRIRPAFLTTMTTIVALLPIMFLKGTGAEVMQPMAIPSIGGMVFEMVTWFIVPVLYSWREERKIAKAKPLLSKP comes from the coding sequence GGGGTTTATGGGCAATTACTAATATACCGGTTGATGCGATACCGGATATCGGCGAGAAACAGGTAATAATATATACCGAATGGCCCGGCCGTTCTGCAAAAGATGTAGAAGATCAGGTTACGTATCCGCTTTCCGTATCCCTACGCGGTATCCCCGGAGTAAAGACCATACGCGCATCAAGCGCTTTTGGCTTTTCTGAAGTATACCTTATTTTTAATGACAATATAGATTACTATTGGGCCCGCTCCCGAGTTTTAGAGAAATTAAATCTTGCCTCCAGCCGCCTGCCAATGGGCGTTATGCCTGTTTTAGGTCCTGATGCCACAGGTTTGGGGCAGATTTTCTGGTATACCGTTGAGGGTAAAGGCTACGGTATTGACCAGTTGAGGAGCATTCAGGATTGGTTTATCCGCTATCAGCTTAATTCAGTTCAGGGTGTATCTGAAGTTGCTTCTATCGGAGGGTTCGTTAAGCAGTACCAGATCGATATCGACCCTAACAAGATGCTGGCTTACAACATTCATTTAGGCCAGATAATGGAAGCGGTTAAAAAATCGAATATAGATGTAGGAGCTAAGGTCGTTGAAAATAATGCTATGGAATATATTATCCGCGGTTTAGGGTTTATAAAATCCCTGGAGGACATCGAGAACATTGCGGTAGGCGAAATAAATGGCGTGCCTATTTATATCAAGAATATTGCCAATGTTCAGCTTGGGCCTGAATTCCGAAGAGGAGCGCTGGATAAAGATGGCCAAGAGGCAGTCGGTGGCGTGGTCATTATGCGTTACGGGGAAAACGCAATGCAGGTTATCCATCGTGTAAAAGAAGCCATAAAGGAACTGCAGAAAGGTTTACCCGAAGGAGTAAAAATAGTTCCCTTTTACGACCGGACAGACCTGATCCATCGCACTATAGGGACTCTTCGCGAAGCCCTCATCTTGGAAATTATTATTACCATGGCAGTAGTCGTGCCGTTCCTGGCTCATATCTGGGCAGGCGTAATCATTAGCATTACTTTGCCGTTCTCGGTTTTGATAGCATTTATTGCGATGTACTATTTAAAAGTAGATTCTAATATTACATCTTTATCCGGTATTGCGATTGCGATAGGAACACTGGTAGATATGGGTATTGTTATGACCGAAAATATTTACCGGCGTTTAATCGAATATAGCGATGATATTAAGAAAGGGGTAAAGTCCAGGCTGGATGTAGTATTTAAGGCATCTTCAGAGGTAGGTTCTGCGGTTATCACGGCAATACTTACTACGGTAGTATCATTCCTTGCTGTATTTGCACTCGAAGCCCAGGAAGGAAAACTCTTTAAACCACTTGCATATACTAAGACTTTTACCCTTTTGGCCTCTGTTACAGTTGCACTTACCTTGACTCCGGTCCTTTGCATGTATCTTCTAAAAGGAAGATTGCGGGCCCCGGAGGAAAACATATTGGTGAAGATACTACAGAGGAACTATGAGAAAGTCTTGCGTTGGTGTTTGAATCACAGGGTTACTTTCTTACTCATACCGGCAGTTTTACTTATAACCAGCATACCTTTTATATTGCCAAAAGATATTACTTCTTTGGCTGTTTTCCTGCTTATTGTTGTAGCGTTACTGGTATTTATTCTGCCTAAGAAGACAAAATCAGTAATCGCCTCTGTTTTAGTCGTGGTTATAAGCCTGGGCTGGTTCTGGTTTTCACCTCGCATAGGGCGTGAGTTCATGCCTCCATTTGATGAGGGTTCGATCCTGTTCATGCCGGTAATGCATCCTTCAGTATCCTTGACCGAAGCAATCCGCGTAATCCAGATACAGGACAAGATAATAAAATCATTCCCGGAGGTAGAATTGGTAGTAGGCAAGGTCGGCCGGGCAGAATCTGCGACTGACCCTGCTCCGGTTGAAATGTTTGAGACCATAATTACTCTAAAGCCGAAAAAAGATTGGCGTAAGGGTATGACAAAGGAAAAACTTATCCGCCAGATGGATGCTGCCTTACAAATCCCCGGGGTATCGAATATCTGGACACAGCCTATTGTTAACCGTATTGATATGTTAGCTACGGGTATCAGGACCTCTGTAGGTGTAAAGGTTTTTGGGCCTGACCTCAAAAAAATTGAGGAGATTGCAACAGAGATAGAGAAAGTCCTCAGGGCTGTACCTGGAGCCGTAGATTTATATTCAGAAAAGATTGTAGGTAAGCCCTATATAGAGTTTAAAATCAAAAGAGAGCAATTAGCCCGTTATGGCATATCCATACGCGAAGTTCAGGATGTTATAGAGATGGCCATAGGCGGTGAAAATCTCACTACTACTGTTGAAGGTAGGGAGCGTTACCCTGTTCGCGTACGCTATGCCAGGGAGCTGAGAGATAATATAGATGCCTTAAGAAGGGTCCTGGTATCAACAAAAGATGGTGCTCAAATCCCGATCAGCCAGCTGGTTGATATATATTTTGTTACCGGTCCGGCAATGATTAATTCGGAGAACGGGCTTTTGCGCGCCTATGTCTTGATGAATGTCCGCGGCAAAGATATGGTTACATTTGTCGAAGATGCGTCTAAAATCGTATCTGAAAAAGTAAAATTGCCTGCAGGGTATTTTATTCAATGGTCAGGCCAATTTGAAAATCAAGTCCGGGCCAAGAAAAAGATAGCCGTGCTTTTACCGGTCAGCCTGTTAATAAACTTTATGCTGATTTATATGAATTTCCGTTCCATAATAAAGTCGGTATTTATTTTTACGGCTGTTCCTGTGACATTGGCCGGTGGGATATGGCTTTTGGCATTTTCAGGATTTAATTTTTCAGTTGCTGTATGGGTAGGTTTTATCGCACTATTCGGGATCGCTGTTGACGATGGAGTATTGATTACAACGTATCTTGACGACGTATTTGGAGAGAGGAAAGATAAGATAAAAAACAGGCAGGACGTTGTTGAGGCGACTGTCCATGCAGGTTTAGGTAGGATCAGGCCGGCGTTTCTCACAACTATGACTACTATTGTTGCGCTTCTACCGATTATGTTCTTAAAAGGAACAGGCGCGGAAGTTATGCAGCCCATGGCTATACCTTCCATAGGCGGGATGGTTTTTGAGATGGTTACCTGGTTTATAGTTCCGGTTTTATATTCATGGCGCGAAGAAAGAAAGATAGCGAAAGCAAAACCTTTACTATCTAAACCTTAA
- a CDS encoding YHS domain-containing protein, with amino-acid sequence MHEHADMHKNMMEQAEQSKAENVGNKICPVSGEKIIEEFKATYEYKGKIYNFCCASCVEEFKKDPEKYIKKIEEEEKAALKEENKVTKPDSDTHKGHQH; translated from the coding sequence ATGCACGAGCACGCAGATATGCATAAGAATATGATGGAGCAAGCAGAACAAAGTAAGGCCGAGAATGTGGGAAATAAGATTTGCCCTGTAAGCGGGGAGAAGATAATTGAAGAATTCAAAGCAACATATGAATACAAGGGTAAGATTTACAATTTTTGTTGCGCTTCTTGCGTTGAAGAATTCAAAAAAGACCCGGAAAAATATATTAAAAAGATAGAGGAAGAGGAAAAAGCAGCTCTCAAAGAAGAGAACAAAGTTACAAAGCCGGATTCAGACACCCATAAGGGACACCAACACTAA
- a CDS encoding DUF1573 domain-containing protein — MAKRISLLNKSILLSIIMLLVVTVISFAKDQSGLKKEIYSKLKCCNCAVSFEKCTCAEANEIKPYADKLIADGFRPEEIFYRLAKRFSLKIITDPQIKQQVEKRLIKEMKGMSPKIAVENGTVNLGAISKKKNKLYKSSYKLVNEGNAALRISNIKTSCPCVSVALKSRDSVTPYFGVGGSAVDLGVTIEPGSSADLMIIFDLTHPSVSRGKLIRYIFINSNDPLTPQFELELTADIIK; from the coding sequence ATGGCTAAGAGAATCAGTTTGTTAAATAAATCCATACTTCTAAGCATTATTATGCTATTAGTTGTTACTGTCATTTCTTTTGCTAAAGATCAGTCTGGGCTTAAAAAGGAGATCTATTCAAAATTAAAGTGTTGTAATTGCGCTGTATCTTTTGAAAAGTGCACTTGCGCTGAGGCTAATGAAATAAAACCATATGCAGACAAGCTTATTGCGGATGGATTTAGGCCAGAAGAGATTTTTTATAGGTTAGCTAAACGTTTCTCGTTGAAGATAATTACTGACCCTCAAATAAAACAACAGGTTGAAAAAAGGCTGATTAAAGAAATGAAAGGTATGTCCCCCAAGATAGCTGTCGAAAATGGGACAGTTAATTTAGGGGCTATCAGTAAAAAGAAAAATAAACTTTATAAAAGCAGCTACAAGCTGGTCAATGAAGGCAATGCTGCTTTAAGAATCTCAAACATAAAGACATCATGTCCTTGCGTAAGTGTTGCGCTTAAATCAAGAGATTCAGTCACTCCCTATTTTGGAGTGGGGGGTTCAGCAGTAGACTTAGGTGTAACCATTGAGCCGGGAAGCTCTGCAGATTTGATGATAATATTTGATTTGACACATCCGAGCGTAAGCAGGGGCAAGCTCATAAGATATATTTTTATAAACAGTAACGACCCTTTAACTCCTCAGTTTGAATTGGAATTAACCGCAGATATAATCAAATAG